The Bradyrhizobium diazoefficiens genome contains the following window.
GGCGAATATGGCCTCTGGCGTTGGTTGAGAAGATCTTTTGCTGGGGGATACAATGATCCGGTTTTTTGCCGCACCAATTGCCGCCATCGCACTGCTGACCGCCACCGCTGGCGGCGCGTTCGCCGAGGAGTTCGACACCCGCGACATCATGGGCGGCGGCCCGAACTTCTTCCGCGGCGGCGCCAACCCGGTCCCCCGCACCACCGTCATGTACAACGGCAATTATGCCCCCGGCACCATTGTGGTGAATACCGCCGAGCGGCGGCTCTATCTGGTGCTGCAGAACGGCCAGGCGCTGCGCTACGGCATCGGCGTCGGCCGCGACGGCTTCCGCTGGGGTGGCGTGCACAAGATCACCGCCAAGAAGGAATGGCCGGAGTGGACGCCGCCGTCGCAGATGATCGCGCGCCGGCCGGACCTGCCGCGCCACATGAAGGGCGGCATCGAAAATCCGCTCGGCGCCCGCGCGATGTATCTGGGATCGACGCTCTACCGCATCCACGGCTCCAACGAGCCGGAGACGATCGGCCAAGCCGTGTCCTCTGGCTGCTTCCGCATGACCAATGACGACGTCACCGACCTCTACGGCCGCGTCGGGGTCGGCACCACCGTCGTGGTGCTCAACAACTGAGGCGCAATTGCCTCCATGCACGAGTGCGCTCCCTCTCCCGCCTGCGGGAGAGGGTTGGGGAGAGGGTCTCTCCACAACGGGACAATCTCCCAGAGGAAAGAACCCTCACCCGCCGCTACGCGACGACCTCTCCCGCAAGCGGGAGAGGTTGAGCGGAGCGCGACGCACTATGGGAACCCGCAGCGCGTGAATTTGCAGGCTTGTGCGCAGGCAGCGAATACGGCAGCGTTGCGTAACGATGAGCGCACTCAACCCGCCCTCGCCCGCCCTTCGCTTCGCCCTGCTGACGCTTGCAGCGCTCACATGCGTGCCTAACATCGCACCCATGACCGCCGCCGGCGAACTGCCTGCGATCGTTTCGCGCCAACGCGCCGAGAAGAAGAGCTTCACCGACGCCGAGATCGTCGACGGCTTTCTGAAGACCGCCTTCGGGGCCGAATACCACCTCGCCGGCCGCGTCGACCGCATCCGCAAGTTCGACGGGCCGGTGCGCGTGTTCGCCGAGACCGACCGCGCCGACCGCAAGGCGCAGCTCGCTAAAGTCGTGGCCGACATCGGCACCCGCGTGCAGCATCTCGACATCGCCATGATCGACACCGCCGAAGCCGCGAATGTCCGGGTCAAGCTCGTGCGCGACCGCGACCTCTACCGCACCATCACGAGCTTCTACGGCGCGGAGAAGGCGCGCGATATCCGCACCTCGCTCGACCCGCAATGCCTGTCCGGTTTCCGCAAGAACGACAATTTCGAGATCGAGCATTCCGACGTCATCCTCACCGTCGACGTCAGCGACTTCACCTTCCTCGACTGCGCCTATGAGGAGCTGCTGCAAGCGCTTGGGCCTATCAACGACACCGCGAGCGTGCCGTGGACCATGTTCAACGACAATGTGTCGATGGGCTATTTCGACGTCTATGACCAGTACATCCTCAATCTGCTCTATGATCCTCGCATCAAGCCCGGCATGACCGTGCTGGAGGTGAGGTCGGTGCTGCCCGAAGTCCTCACCGACGTGCGCGCCTGGGTGAAGAGGGTGAACGATCTGAAGGAGTGAGGTGCGTCATTGCGAGCGCGGCGCGTAGGGTGGGTTAGCGTCAGCGTAACCCACCTCTTTCGTCGCCCGCGTCGAGAGACGCGGTGGGTTACGCCAAGCGGTCTGCGCTTCGCGCAGCCGCACGGCTAACCCACCCTACTGCACGAGATCGGCGACGGTGGTTGCGGCTTTCAGGCCGGTGCCGGTGAGGACGGACACCGTGGTCTCGCTCGCCTTGATGGCTCCAACAGCAGACAGTTTCTCCAGCGCCGCAGCTGCGCTCGCGCTGGTGGGCTCGGCGAACAGGCCCTGCCGGGCGAGGCGCCGCAGCGCGGCGACGATCTCGTCCTCGGTGAGCGCAACGGTGCCGCCGCCGCTTTCACGCAGGGCGCCGATGATCTCGCGCAGACGCAGCGGATTCTTGATCGCGGTGCCTTCGGCGATGGTTTTGTTGACCTCGCGCGCGACCGGCGTATCGACGCCGGCCCTGAAGCTTGCATCGATCGGCGAGCAATTCAGCGGCTGAGCCGCGAACAGGCGCGGCAGCTTTGCAATCTGGCCCGCCTTCAACAACTCGCGGAAGCCGAAGGCGCAGCCGAGCAGACTGCTGCCAGCGCCGACGGGAACGATGACATTGTCGGGCGCGCGAAAACCGAGATCTTCCCAGATCTCATAGGCGAGCGATTTCGTGCCCTCGAGGAAGAAGGGCTGCCAGTTGTGGCTGGCATAGAAAGTCTGGCTCGACTGGCGGATGGCCTCGGCCTCCGACTCCTCGCGCGGGCCCTCGACCAGCTGCACCTCGGCGCCGTAGGCGCGCACCTGCGCGATCTTGGCTGGCGACGTGGAGGCAGGCGCGAGGATTTTCACGCGCATGCCGCCTGCCGCACCGAGACCTGCCATGGACGAACCGCCATTGCCGGAGCTGTCCTCCAGGATGGCGTCGACGCCGATCTGCCGAAGGAAGGACAGCATCACGGCCGAGCCCCTGTCCTTGAAGCTGCCGGTCGGATTGAACCATTCGAGCTTGAAGAACGGACGCAGGTCGCCCCAAGCCTGCTGCACCAGCGGCGTGCAGCCTTCGCCAAGCGTGATCGGATTCTTGATCTCGACCGAGAGCGCCGCGCGGTAGCGCCAGAGCGACCGCGTGCGGCCGTCGATGTCGTCGCGCGAAATCCCCGCTCGCGGCGTCACCAGCAGCGGCGTGCGCTCGTCCGAGCACCAGCGCGGCTGGTCGAGCGGATAGAGCTTTCCGTTGCGGGGATCGATGTAGCTGGCGCTGGGCATGGTGTTCTCCGGGGGCAGAGCCGATCCGGTCGATATGTCCGAATATGCAGGTTTTATCCAGTCGCCTGTTTGGAGGGTGCCGGGGCGGCCCTTCAAAAATTCAAACAATTACATACATATAGGATGCATTCCGGCGCCGTTCGCCCATCAGGACGAGCGCTGGGATGGCCGCTGGCCACCCCGAACGATTAACTTGTCTGTCGTGGCTGGCCGCTACAATATGTTGGATTGCGTCGCCGGAGCTCTGTTCCGGTAGCGCGAGTGAGCCAGGCCCGTCCGAGCGGCGGGCCGTTGGCTTTTTGGGAGTTTGGCCATGAGCCGCGCGAACCGTACCGACCACATCCGCCTCACCTCCCATCCGGAGCCGGGCCGGAAAGCCGCCTTCCCGATTCACTGGGGTGCAGCCGACGCGCGCGCCCGCGGACCGATCATCGGCACGGTGTCGCGCGCGCAGGACCGCAACGTCATCGGCAGCCATGGCGGCTCCTATGCGATGTACCGCGCGCTCGCCGTCTCCGCCGGCGCGCTCGACCCGATCCGGCGTCCCGACCTCACCAACACGTTTCCGGCCGCGACCGTCGGGCCGTTCGAGCAATGGCGCGATCCCGCAAAAATCGTCGCGCTCGATCCCTGGGGGCATCTGGTCGCGGAGAATTTCGGCAAGGACATCGCCGAAGGCATCGATATCCGCCCGAGCATCGCGGTGACGCGGGCGCGGCTGGATCTGCCAGAGATCCGTGAGGCGCTGGCCGCGAAGCGATTGCGCGCCGACGGCGAGGTCGTGCACGCCAACGGCAGCGTCTCGGTGGTGAAGATCGCGATCGATCCGGTCTGGTATCTGCCGGGCCTCGCCGAGCGCTTCGAAACCAATGAGACCGAGCTGCGCCGCACGCTGTTCGAGCAGACCGCCGGCATGTTCCCTGAGCTCGTGACCCGACCGGACATGAAGGTTTTTCTGCCGCCGATCGGCGGCACCACCGTGTACATGTTCGGTGACGTGACCAAACTGCCGGACCATCGCACCAAGATCACCTGCCGCGTGCATGACGAGTGCAACGGCTCCGACGTGTTCGGCTCCGACATCTGCACCTGCCGGCCGTATCTGATCCACGGCATCGAGGAATCCGCGCGCGGCGCGCAGGAGGGCGGGCTCGGGCTCGTGATCTACAACCGCAAGGAAGGCCGCGCGCTCGGCGAGGTCACCAAATTCCTGGTCTACAACGCACGCAAGCGCCAGGAGGACGGCGATGCGGCGGCCGCCTATTTCGAACGCACCGAATGCGTCGCCGGCGTCCAGGACGCACGCTTCCAGCAGCTGATGCCGGATACGATCCACTGGCTCGGGCTGAAGCGCATCGACCGTTTCCTGTCGATGAGTGACATGAAATATGATGCGCTGACCTCGCAGGGCATCGACATCGTCGAGCGCGTGCCGATCCCGCTGGAGCTGATCCCCGCCGACGCCCATGTCGAGATCGCCGCCAAGAAAGCCGCCGGCTACTACACCACCGACATTGCGCCGGAAAAGGACGTCGACGGCGTGGTCGGGCGTTCGCTGGAAAAATATTGATCGATTGATGGCGGACGCTTTGGAACGAGAGGCACGTGCGTTGCTCACCGCAAAGGCGGTTCGCACGCGTGCCGGACAAATGCTCGAGCTGGCCCTGAGCGATCGGCTCACCCATTTCACCATCGATCTCGATCGGATGGACGGCGTCGCGGAAGCCGTGCTGGCTGTCACGCGCAAAGCCTATCCGGCGCTCGACATTCCCTTCCACGCGCGATGGCGGCACTTTGTGTTCGGCGGCGTCGACCGCTGGGCCCAGCTGGCCGACGCGGCATCGTGGCCTGATCGCGCGGCGCGCGCGCGCGCGGAGTTCGACCTCGCCATCGTCAGCGTGCTGCTCGACGCCGGCGCGGGTGCCGCGTGGCGATATCGGGACGCTGTGACCGGACAAGGCATTGGCCGATCCGAGGGGCTCGCGATCGCAAGCCTCGACATGTTTGCCGGCGGCCTGTTTTCGGGTGATGCGCGCGCGCCCTTCAGGGTCGATGCCGGCGTGCTCGCAAAACTGCCGCTCGCCGCACTGACGTCTGCATTTCAAGCGAGCGACGCCAACCCGCTGCTCGGCCTCGACGGGCGCACCGATCTGCTGCGGCGACTGGGCCGGCAGGTGGCGGCGCGCGCCGATGTTTTCGGCACGCAGGACTCGCCGCGGCCGGGCGGCTTGTTCGACCACATCGCGGCACAGGCTGTGGGCGGCGCCATCCCCGCGCCCGCGATCCTGTCCGCGGTGCTCAACCAGCTCGGGCCGATCTGGCCGTCACGGCTCGAGCTCGCAGGCGTCCCGCTCGGTGATTGCTGGCGCCACCCGGCGCTTAGGGCGGAGGACGGGACGGCAGGCCTCGTGCCGCTGCACAAGCTATCGCAATGGCTGAGCTATTCGCTGATCGAGCCGCTCCAGCGCGCCGGATTTGACGTCATTGACATCGACGGCCTGACCGGGCTCGCCGAATACCGCAATGGCGGGTTGTTCGTGGATCACGAGGTGCTGCGCCTGCGCGATGCAGCGGACGCCGATCGCGCGCATGCGGTGGATTCGATGCTCGTGGTGGAATGGCGTGCGCTCACTGTTGCGCTGCTGGACCGTCTGGCCGAACTGGTGCGCGCCAAGCTCGGCCGCACGCCGGAGTCCCTGCCGCTCGCCAGCGTCCTGGAAGGCGGCACCTGGGCCGCAGGCCGGGCCATCGCGTTCGCGCGCCGTCCCGACGGTGCCCCGCCGCTCAAGGTGATCAGCGACGGCACGGTTTTCTGACCCCTCATCCGGCGCTTCGCGCCACCTTCTCCCACAGGGGGAGAAGGGAAGAAGCAAGAGCATCCGATCATGGAAGGCGTCACGATCGTCGATCATCCGCTGGTCCAGCACAAGCTGACGTTGGTGCGCGACAAATCGATCTCGACAAAGTCGTTCCGCGAGCTGATCAAGGAGATCGGCATGCTCTTGTGCTACGAGGTGACGCGCGACCTGCCGCTCACCGACACCGTCATCGAGACGCCGCTGGCGACGATGCACTCGGCCAAGATCGCCGGCAAGAAGCTGGTGTTCGTGCCGATGCTGCGCGCCGGCACCACGTTCGTCGACGGCATGATGGATCTGGTGCCGACCGCGCGCGTCGCCCATATCGGGCTCTACCGCGAGCCGCACAGTTTTGCCGCGGTCGAATATTTCTTCAAATCGCCGTCCGATCTCGGCGAGCGCCTGGCGATCGTGGTGACGCCGGTGGTCGCGACCGCCAATACGGCCGTGGCCGCGATCGACCGGCTGAAGGAGCGCGGCGCCAAGGACATCCGCCTCGCCTGCCTGATCGCCGCGCCGGAAGGACTCGAGCGGCTGCGGGGCCTGCATACGGACGTGCGGATCTGGACGGCCGCGGTCGACGAAGGTCTCGACGAGAACGGCTTTATTTTGCCGGGCCTCGGCGACGCCGGCGATCGCGCTTACGGAACGAGATAGCAGCGCGGGCGCCTACAACCCCGTTCCGATGGAATCGGAACGGGGCTCTAGATTCTTGTTTTGACGCGTTTTCTTTACGCGAACCGGCATCCACTTCGCTCGAAAACGCTCTAGATCTTCCCGCTGCCGCAAATCCCCTTCAGCGCCTGCCACTCCTTGTCCGTCAGCAGCGGCGGCCCGCTGGCGGGACGGTCTTCCCTCGTCATGCGGGCGAGACGGTCCTCGGTGAGCGGATGGCTCGCCAGCAGCGTCGCAAAGCTCGAGCCGCCTTCCTTGCCGGTGATGCGGAACATCAATTCGGCCGCGGGTTTCGGCGAGCGGCCGAGCCTGTGCATGATCTCGATCGCGAAGGTGTCGGCGTTGGTCTCGGCCTCGCGCGAATAGGAGGCTTCGACCACGCTGCGCGAGGCGAAGATCACGGCGGACGAACCGGTGACGTCGCCGAACAACAGGCCGATCAGGAACGAGGTGCCGCCGTTGTAGATCAGGCCGCGCATGTTGTCGTGATGCTTGAGATGGCCGAGCTCGTGGGCGAGGATGCCGGCGATCTCGTCCGGATTGTCGGCCTTGTCGAGCAGACCGCTCAGCACGAAGACCTTGCCCCCGGGCAGCGCAAATGCATTCGGCACCGAGGTCTGCAGCACGCCGGCCGTCATGGAGTCGTCGTCGAGCCCGGCGGCGTCGCGCAGGCGGTTGACGAGCTTGGAAAAGGCGGCCTGCCCGGCTGGCTCGCTGCAGGCGCCGCCGCGGAAGATGGTCTTAATCTGAACCTCGGACGCATCGCCGATCCGCCGCTCGATCGGTTTCGGCACCAGCGGCGCCAGGCGATCCGCGGCAAGCGGCACACCGAACAGCACGACGCAGACGATTGAGATGGCGGCAGCCAACGACCAGCCGACGATTTTTGCGACACCGCGGCGCGAGGTCTGGTGCTCGTCGAGACGCATGCAGCGGGCGGTCACGTCTGCGGCGAGTGCGGCGTCGCGGATTTCGAGCCGCGCCAGCGGCGGTGCGGATGTCGAGGCCAGACGTAAAATTCCGGAGGGACTGTCGGCGCGGCGAATGTCTGCGTAGACCCAGCGAACTGGCGTACCACCGTCCTCGAGAATCTCGAGTGCTTCGCCGAGGGCCAACGTCACCTGCCGCCGGCGGCTCGACACGCCGTCGAAGAAGATCGTCGGCTTGGCCGACTGCGCCGGGGCCTCGGTGGACAATTCACTCACAGCTCAGAATCCCGCGACATCGAGACCATCGGCAAAGCCTTCGCCGAGTGCGCTGGCGAGCTCGCCGCTGGCGCGGACATCGGCCGCCGCTCCGATATCGTGCACCGCGACGGTTTCCAGCACCTTGGCCCAGAGATCGCGCTGGAGATAGACGCGCATGACGATGTTGAGAGCAAGCGCAACGGCGAAATAGCCGACCACCATCATGACCAGCATGGGAATGCTCTTGGCGTGACCACCGGGCCCGAGGACCTGCTCGACCGGAAGGCCACTCAGCTTGACCGCGAGCGCCATCACCCCGGCAATGTAGAGGCCAAAGATCGTGCTCAGCAGCAGCCACCAGCCGACCACCTTCCAGTACAAGCCGTAGAACGCGTGGTGCGGCAAGCTCGAGGACAGGCTCACGCCGCCGATGCGGATGCCGTCGAGCCACCAGCGCCATTCGCGCGCTTTGAATTCGGCGTAGAAGAACGGTGCGAGCGGGAAGATCACGATTGCAATCGGGCTGAGCAGCCACAGCCACCAGCCGCGTTTGAAGAACGTCCAGCCGTCGGCTTCGAAATCGCCTTGGAGGTCGCCAAAATGCGTATGTCGCAGCTTGTAGCGCTCCAGCGACGCCTCGCGCCACGGCAGCGCCAGGCCGAGCGTCAGGAACACCAGCAGACCCCACAACATCGCGCGGAACGAATAGACCCAGCCTGAGCCGTCCATCCAGAAGCGCACACCACGCCAGACCGTGCGGGTCAAACGATAACGTCGCGCGCGAAAAATCGCGAACTGGCCGAAGGCGTAGAAAGAGATGAACAGCGGCGTCGAGGCAAAGCCCTGCCAGCGCTCGAACTCGATGCCGACCAGGAAGTATGCAAGGTAGATCGGCACCAGGATCGCAAGCGCGAACAGGAAGCCGATCAAGAGCTCCTTGCCCCGGCCGGTGTATTCGGCGGCGTCGCCGTCGACCGCAGTGTTCGACCACAGATGCCGGCGAATGTCGGTGACGAGCCAGAACCGGTAGAAGCCGAAGGTGACGAGCTCCAGCATGGCACCCTTGGTGACCATTTTTCGGAACTCGGAGCGATTGCCGGTGAAGTCGACCCGCGTGGGCGGCAGCGGCGGCGGGACCGGTTCGGAGCCGGTGGGGGCCCATTGCATGTCGTTCACGGCGGCAACCTCGGGATGCGGAGTTGGCTCGATCAAACTATAGATCAGAGATTAGTCGATCCCCAAGATGGCCGGGTTCGATTTTACCCCGGTTTCGATCGATTTCTCGCATGGTGCAGATTGACCGGCGTGCCGCGGGTCACGTTTCGTAGCCCGGATGGAGCGAAGCGTAATCCGGGACAGCATCAATGGCGGCCTACGCACCTCTCCCCACCTCTCGCGACGGTTGGATGTGGTAAAACTCGCTCTTGCTCCGACGCAGACAACCGGCTGTAATTGCAAGCCAAATACCGCAGAGCAGAATTCAAGAAAATCGCGCGGTTCACGCCAGGGAGAACGGTCATGCACGGGACCATCGAGAGCGCGGCCAAGCTCGACGCACTGCGCGAGCGGGCATCGACATTGCCGCTTGCGCAATTCGATCCGGGCGATCCCGAATTGTTCAGGACCGATACGTTCTGGCCCTATTTCGATCGCCTGCGCCGCGAAGATCCCGTGCACTATTGCAAGGATTCGATGTTCGGGCCGTACTGGTCGGTGACCCGCTACAACGACATCATGGAGATCGAGACCAATCATTCGGTGTTCTCCTCCGCCTCCGCGCTCGGCGGCATCACCATCCGCGACATCGATCCCGACCTGCGCCGCGAGAGCTTCATCTCGATGGATCCACCACGGCATGCCGCGCAGCGCAAGACCGTGGCGCCGATGTTCACGCCGACGCATCTGGACAATCTCGCGCTCAACATCCGCAAGCGCTCGGCCGAGTGCCTGGACAATCTGCCGCGCGGCAAGGTCTTCGACTGGGTCGACCAGGTCTCGATCGAGCTCACCACGCAGATGCTCGCGGTGCTGTTCGACTTTCCCTGGGAAGACCGTCGCAAGCTGACGCGCTGGTCGGACATCGCCACCACCATTCCCGGTCCCGACGGACTGGTCGCGACCGAGGACGAACGTCAGGCCGAGCTCGCGGAATGCGCGGGTTATTTCGCGCGTCTGTGGAAGGATCGCGGCGAGCAGCCGCCGAAGAGCGATTTGCTCTCGATGATGGCGCATGGCCCCGCAACGCGCGACATGGACGCGAGGAACTTCCTCGGCAATCTCGTCCTCTTGATCGTCGGCGGCAACGACACCACGCGCAACACCATGTCGGGCTCGCTTCTCGCGCTGAGCCAGCATCCGGAGCAATATCGTAAGCTGCGCGAAAATCCTGCGCTGCTCGACAGCTTCGTGCCGGAGGTGATCCGCTGGCAGACGCCGCTGGCGCATATGCGCCGCACTGCGCTCGCCGATTTCGAATTCCGCGGCAAGCAGATCAAGAAAGATGACAAGGTCGTGATGTGGTACGTCTCGGGCAACCGCGACGAGGAGGCGATCGAGAGGCCCTACGATTTCATCATCGACCGCGCCCGCCCGCGCACCCACCTCTCCTTCGGCTTCGGCATCCACCGCTGCGTCGGCTTGCGGCTCGCCGAACTTCAGCTCAAGATTATCTGGGAAGAGATCCTGAAACGGTTCGACCAAATCGACGTGGTCGGCGAACCCAAGCGGGTGTATTCGAGTTTCGTAAAGGGTTTGGAAACGCTGCCGGTGAAGATTGCGGCGTGAATCAACTCCCTCTCCCCGTTCTTACGGGGAGAGGGTTGGGGTGAGGGGCTCTATCCGCGAACGCGGTGAGAACCGGATCGCGGAGAGTCCCCCTCACCCGGAATTCAAGCTTCGCTCGAATTCCGGCCTCTCCCCGCGCGGGGGGAGAGGCGAAAGAACAACTGGGAGCCACCACCATGAACGTCCAAGCGCCGGTTAAAGTGGACAAGGCCGAACGCATGCGCCGGGCCCGCGAGGAGGCCTATTCGACGCCGCTGGCACAATTCCACCCCGGTGCGCCCCGGCTGTTCCAGGACGACACGCTGTGGCCGTGGTTCGAGCGGCTGCGCAACGAAGAGCCGGTGCATTACTGCACCAATGCGCCGATCGAGCCCTATTGGTCGGTTGTGAAATACAACGACATCATGCATGTCGACACCAGTCACGGCATGTTTTCCTCGGACTCGACGCTCGGCGGCATCGGCATCCGCGATGTGCCGGCGGGTTACGACTGGCCGAGCTTCATCGCCATGGACCAGCCCAAGCACTCGTCGCAGCGCAAGACCGTGTCGCCGATGTTCACGCCGACGCATTTGGACGAGCTGGCAAAGCTGATCCGCCAGCGTTCGCAGACCGTGCTGGACAATCTTCCCCGCAACGAGACCTTCAATTTCGTCGAGCGGGTCTCGATCGAGCTGACGACGCAGATGCTGGCGACGCTGTTCGACTTCCCCTGGGAAGAGCGGCGCAAGCTGACGCGCTGGTCCGACGTCTCCACCGCGCTGCCCAAGAGCGGCATCGTCGAATCCGCCGAACAGCGCCGCCGCGAGATGGACGAGTGCTACGCCTACATGTCGAAGCTGTGGAACGAGCGCGTCAATTCGGCGCCGCGCAACGATCTGCTGTCGCTGATGGCGCATAGCGACGCCACGCGCTTCATGGACCCCGACAATCTCATGGGCAACATCATCCTGCTCATCGTCGGCGGCAACGACACCACGCGCAACACCATGACCGGCTCGGTGCTGGCGCTGAACGAGAATCCCGAGCAGTACGACAAGCTGCGCGCCAATCCAGCGCTGATCGACACTATGGTGCCGGAGGTGATCCGCTGGCAGACCCCGCTCGCGCATATGCGGCGGACCGCGCTCCAGGACACCGAGATCGGCGGCAAGCACGTCAAGAAGGGCGACCGTGTCGTGATGTGGTACGTCTCGGGCAACCGCGACGAGGAGATGATCGAGAAGCCGAACGAGTTTATCATCGACCGCCCGCGGCCGCGCACCCATCTCTCCTT
Protein-coding sequences here:
- a CDS encoding URC4/urg3 family protein, giving the protein MADALEREARALLTAKAVRTRAGQMLELALSDRLTHFTIDLDRMDGVAEAVLAVTRKAYPALDIPFHARWRHFVFGGVDRWAQLADAASWPDRAARARAEFDLAIVSVLLDAGAGAAWRYRDAVTGQGIGRSEGLAIASLDMFAGGLFSGDARAPFRVDAGVLAKLPLAALTSAFQASDANPLLGLDGRTDLLRRLGRQVAARADVFGTQDSPRPGGLFDHIAAQAVGGAIPAPAILSAVLNQLGPIWPSRLELAGVPLGDCWRHPALRAEDGTAGLVPLHKLSQWLSYSLIEPLQRAGFDVIDIDGLTGLAEYRNGGLFVDHEVLRLRDAADADRAHAVDSMLVVEWRALTVALLDRLAELVRAKLGRTPESLPLASVLEGGTWAAGRAIAFARRPDGAPPLKVISDGTVF
- a CDS encoding cytochrome P450 — encoded protein: MNVQAPVKVDKAERMRRAREEAYSTPLAQFHPGAPRLFQDDTLWPWFERLRNEEPVHYCTNAPIEPYWSVVKYNDIMHVDTSHGMFSSDSTLGGIGIRDVPAGYDWPSFIAMDQPKHSSQRKTVSPMFTPTHLDELAKLIRQRSQTVLDNLPRNETFNFVERVSIELTTQMLATLFDFPWEERRKLTRWSDVSTALPKSGIVESAEQRRREMDECYAYMSKLWNERVNSAPRNDLLSLMAHSDATRFMDPDNLMGNIILLIVGGNDTTRNTMTGSVLALNENPEQYDKLRANPALIDTMVPEVIRWQTPLAHMRRTALQDTEIGGKHVKKGDRVVMWYVSGNRDEEMIEKPNEFIIDRPRPRTHLSFGFGIHRCVGMRLAELQLKIVWEEMLKRFDRIEVVGEPKRIYSSFIKGYESLPVRIPG
- a CDS encoding L,D-transpeptidase, with translation MIRFFAAPIAAIALLTATAGGAFAEEFDTRDIMGGGPNFFRGGANPVPRTTVMYNGNYAPGTIVVNTAERRLYLVLQNGQALRYGIGVGRDGFRWGGVHKITAKKEWPEWTPPSQMIARRPDLPRHMKGGIENPLGARAMYLGSTLYRIHGSNEPETIGQAVSSGCFRMTNDDVTDLYGRVGVGTTVVVLNN
- the upp gene encoding uracil phosphoribosyltransferase; protein product: MEGVTIVDHPLVQHKLTLVRDKSISTKSFRELIKEIGMLLCYEVTRDLPLTDTVIETPLATMHSAKIAGKKLVFVPMLRAGTTFVDGMMDLVPTARVAHIGLYREPHSFAAVEYFFKSPSDLGERLAIVVTPVVATANTAVAAIDRLKERGAKDIRLACLIAAPEGLERLRGLHTDVRIWTAAVDEGLDENGFILPGLGDAGDRAYGTR
- a CDS encoding DUF2927 domain-containing protein; the protein is MSALNPPSPALRFALLTLAALTCVPNIAPMTAAGELPAIVSRQRAEKKSFTDAEIVDGFLKTAFGAEYHLAGRVDRIRKFDGPVRVFAETDRADRKAQLAKVVADIGTRVQHLDIAMIDTAEAANVRVKLVRDRDLYRTITSFYGAEKARDIRTSLDPQCLSGFRKNDNFEIEHSDVILTVDVSDFTFLDCAYEELLQALGPINDTASVPWTMFNDNVSMGYFDVYDQYILNLLYDPRIKPGMTVLEVRSVLPEVLTDVRAWVKRVNDLKE
- a CDS encoding YjgN family protein; this encodes MQWAPTGSEPVPPPLPPTRVDFTGNRSEFRKMVTKGAMLELVTFGFYRFWLVTDIRRHLWSNTAVDGDAAEYTGRGKELLIGFLFALAILVPIYLAYFLVGIEFERWQGFASTPLFISFYAFGQFAIFRARRYRLTRTVWRGVRFWMDGSGWVYSFRAMLWGLLVFLTLGLALPWREASLERYKLRHTHFGDLQGDFEADGWTFFKRGWWLWLLSPIAIVIFPLAPFFYAEFKAREWRWWLDGIRIGGVSLSSSLPHHAFYGLYWKVVGWWLLLSTIFGLYIAGVMALAVKLSGLPVEQVLGPGGHAKSIPMLVMMVVGYFAVALALNIVMRVYLQRDLWAKVLETVAVHDIGAAADVRASGELASALGEGFADGLDVAGF
- a CDS encoding cytochrome P450, which codes for MHGTIESAAKLDALRERASTLPLAQFDPGDPELFRTDTFWPYFDRLRREDPVHYCKDSMFGPYWSVTRYNDIMEIETNHSVFSSASALGGITIRDIDPDLRRESFISMDPPRHAAQRKTVAPMFTPTHLDNLALNIRKRSAECLDNLPRGKVFDWVDQVSIELTTQMLAVLFDFPWEDRRKLTRWSDIATTIPGPDGLVATEDERQAELAECAGYFARLWKDRGEQPPKSDLLSMMAHGPATRDMDARNFLGNLVLLIVGGNDTTRNTMSGSLLALSQHPEQYRKLRENPALLDSFVPEVIRWQTPLAHMRRTALADFEFRGKQIKKDDKVVMWYVSGNRDEEAIERPYDFIIDRARPRTHLSFGFGIHRCVGLRLAELQLKIIWEEILKRFDQIDVVGEPKRVYSSFVKGLETLPVKIAA
- a CDS encoding threonine synthase — translated: MPSASYIDPRNGKLYPLDQPRWCSDERTPLLVTPRAGISRDDIDGRTRSLWRYRAALSVEIKNPITLGEGCTPLVQQAWGDLRPFFKLEWFNPTGSFKDRGSAVMLSFLRQIGVDAILEDSSGNGGSSMAGLGAAGGMRVKILAPASTSPAKIAQVRAYGAEVQLVEGPREESEAEAIRQSSQTFYASHNWQPFFLEGTKSLAYEIWEDLGFRAPDNVIVPVGAGSSLLGCAFGFRELLKAGQIAKLPRLFAAQPLNCSPIDASFRAGVDTPVAREVNKTIAEGTAIKNPLRLREIIGALRESGGGTVALTEDEIVAALRRLARQGLFAEPTSASAAAALEKLSAVGAIKASETTVSVLTGTGLKAATTVADLVQ
- a CDS encoding M48 family metallopeptidase; the protein is MSELSTEAPAQSAKPTIFFDGVSSRRRQVTLALGEALEILEDGGTPVRWVYADIRRADSPSGILRLASTSAPPLARLEIRDAALAADVTARCMRLDEHQTSRRGVAKIVGWSLAAAISIVCVVLFGVPLAADRLAPLVPKPIERRIGDASEVQIKTIFRGGACSEPAGQAAFSKLVNRLRDAAGLDDDSMTAGVLQTSVPNAFALPGGKVFVLSGLLDKADNPDEIAGILAHELGHLKHHDNMRGLIYNGGTSFLIGLLFGDVTGSSAVIFASRSVVEASYSREAETNADTFAIEIMHRLGRSPKPAAELMFRITGKEGGSSFATLLASHPLTEDRLARMTREDRPASGPPLLTDKEWQALKGICGSGKI
- a CDS encoding GTP cyclohydrolase II, translating into MSRANRTDHIRLTSHPEPGRKAAFPIHWGAADARARGPIIGTVSRAQDRNVIGSHGGSYAMYRALAVSAGALDPIRRPDLTNTFPAATVGPFEQWRDPAKIVALDPWGHLVAENFGKDIAEGIDIRPSIAVTRARLDLPEIREALAAKRLRADGEVVHANGSVSVVKIAIDPVWYLPGLAERFETNETELRRTLFEQTAGMFPELVTRPDMKVFLPPIGGTTVYMFGDVTKLPDHRTKITCRVHDECNGSDVFGSDICTCRPYLIHGIEESARGAQEGGLGLVIYNRKEGRALGEVTKFLVYNARKRQEDGDAAAAYFERTECVAGVQDARFQQLMPDTIHWLGLKRIDRFLSMSDMKYDALTSQGIDIVERVPIPLELIPADAHVEIAAKKAAGYYTTDIAPEKDVDGVVGRSLEKY